One genomic window of Polyangium aurulentum includes the following:
- a CDS encoding beta-propeller domain-containing protein: protein MRSILTRRMATGTSWLGALLLLVGQGCAGSGAEDVEDTAEAVGQAKGATSFVTADEFPTVYGWGEEEEEEEEEEEEEEDDRELEEADIYRVMGGGRLLNLNAYRGLQVVDFSNISSPKIIGKLPVSGRPVEMYVDGDRAVILMNEWHGYKADPNEFSLSNKAGGLVALVDISDATSPKLITQYNVPGSITTSRYANGSSKNSLYVAAIENSYSPGIDGSWIWKNESVVKSFDVTTNAMTPKSELQLGGNVSAIHGEKGVLLVARRLGNWNSQNSQVSIVDISDVNGSMTLRDTVDVTGYIRSQFHMDFRNDQLRVFSGPELGGWGMNSYLQTWNAKDKDNLALIDTETFGTNERLYGAVFLDDRAFAVTYRNTDPLHSFSIDPNGNVEEKSEFIVSGYNNFLRPVLGGTRMIGIGIDDQGGFYMAASLYDITDLTNPNPLIHRALADSSGTWSWSEAEWDHRAFKVIDDAVSVTAPTGETEKGLILLPFSGYRMENKKPVLRTAVQIFTYSDKTLTRRGFMDHPDGVRRTSPLGDGTKNAVNISDTALTFHDQTDLDNPVQKSQLDLAPQYVQIIPFGNHRLRIRWPEGIDWWYDPSVRAKAEVIPASADPDLAAPVASFDLPIDGKYFKVGKSLVATRSWWVQSGYQTTIETWDLTDPTKPQKKGQLVTNDLPAPHSWPDGIQATEKALVFSRTNGYQEDLGPHHHCVMYPDANTWCSSAQDGCTYYSGVRQCTTPEGGQEYCAGGYAKCTIHVGSETTCVPVDPSTLDEVVQCRDDHAYRHHGAYVLKVVDLSDPANPKVVPGTVSLPVEDEAVALSVDGDDLLVTVKNPVQVPGNPLPHAKYFLKKVDLTNPSQPVIGKGINLPGYPIDVDGNKIITRDRQWGGLWQDHAIAAVKLKGKVAELENYRSFNGREIIGLAVDEHETVAVTHRPYRDYFVWYDTKATRFELLMRQKKKLDFAVQSQMLIHNWMSLLGADQHRLFFHVTGGTLVANIEDLEKPVPQAFFPYYGTPVIHKDDILMAGDRMGVFQIGKDESNLLTTN, encoded by the coding sequence ATGAGATCCATTTTGACGCGTAGGATGGCGACGGGCACGTCCTGGCTCGGCGCGCTGCTTTTGCTGGTCGGGCAGGGGTGTGCCGGCTCTGGCGCGGAGGACGTCGAGGATACGGCCGAGGCCGTGGGCCAGGCCAAAGGCGCGACGTCGTTCGTGACCGCCGACGAGTTCCCGACCGTGTACGGCTGGGGCGAGGAAGAGGAGGAAGAAGAGGAAGAGGAGGAGGAGGAAGAGGACGATCGCGAGCTCGAGGAGGCGGACATCTACCGCGTCATGGGCGGCGGGCGTCTGTTGAACCTCAACGCCTACCGCGGCCTGCAGGTCGTCGATTTCAGCAACATCTCGAGCCCGAAGATCATCGGCAAGCTGCCGGTGTCCGGCAGGCCGGTCGAGATGTACGTCGACGGCGACCGCGCCGTCATCCTCATGAACGAGTGGCATGGCTACAAGGCCGATCCGAACGAGTTCTCCCTGTCGAACAAAGCGGGCGGGCTCGTGGCCCTGGTCGACATCTCCGACGCCACGTCGCCGAAGCTCATCACGCAGTACAACGTGCCGGGGTCGATCACGACGAGCCGCTACGCGAATGGCTCGTCGAAGAACTCTCTCTACGTGGCTGCCATCGAGAACAGCTACTCTCCGGGGATCGACGGTAGCTGGATCTGGAAGAACGAAAGCGTGGTCAAGAGCTTCGACGTGACCACGAATGCGATGACGCCGAAGAGCGAGCTGCAGCTCGGCGGGAACGTGTCGGCGATCCACGGCGAGAAGGGCGTCCTGCTCGTCGCGCGCCGCCTGGGGAACTGGAATTCGCAGAACAGCCAGGTCTCGATCGTCGACATCTCCGACGTGAACGGCTCGATGACGTTGCGGGACACGGTGGACGTGACCGGCTACATCCGATCGCAATTCCACATGGACTTCCGCAACGACCAGCTCCGGGTCTTCTCGGGTCCGGAGCTGGGCGGCTGGGGCATGAATAGCTACCTGCAGACGTGGAACGCGAAGGACAAGGACAACCTCGCGCTCATCGACACCGAGACGTTCGGCACGAACGAGCGGCTTTATGGCGCGGTGTTCCTCGACGACAGGGCGTTCGCGGTCACGTACCGCAACACCGATCCGCTCCATAGCTTCTCGATCGATCCGAACGGCAATGTCGAGGAGAAGAGCGAGTTCATCGTCTCCGGGTACAACAACTTCCTGCGCCCGGTCCTCGGCGGCACGCGCATGATTGGCATCGGCATCGACGACCAGGGTGGGTTTTACATGGCCGCGAGCCTGTACGACATCACGGACTTGACCAACCCGAACCCGTTGATCCATCGCGCCCTGGCGGACTCGTCCGGCACCTGGAGCTGGTCCGAGGCGGAGTGGGATCACCGCGCGTTCAAGGTCATCGACGACGCGGTGAGCGTGACGGCGCCGACGGGCGAGACGGAGAAGGGCCTCATTCTTCTGCCGTTCTCGGGTTATCGAATGGAGAACAAAAAGCCCGTTCTTCGCACGGCCGTGCAGATTTTCACGTATTCGGACAAGACGCTCACGCGGCGCGGGTTCATGGATCACCCGGACGGCGTGCGCCGCACGTCCCCGCTCGGCGACGGCACGAAGAACGCGGTGAACATCTCCGATACGGCGCTCACGTTCCACGACCAGACCGACCTCGACAATCCGGTGCAAAAGTCGCAGCTCGATCTGGCGCCACAGTACGTGCAGATCATCCCCTTCGGCAACCACCGCCTGCGCATTCGCTGGCCCGAGGGCATCGATTGGTGGTACGACCCGAGCGTGCGCGCGAAGGCGGAGGTCATCCCCGCGAGCGCAGACCCCGATCTCGCCGCGCCCGTGGCGAGCTTCGACCTTCCGATCGACGGCAAGTACTTCAAGGTTGGAAAGTCGCTGGTCGCGACCCGATCGTGGTGGGTCCAGTCGGGCTACCAGACCACGATCGAGACGTGGGATCTCACCGACCCGACGAAGCCGCAGAAGAAGGGCCAGCTCGTCACGAACGATCTGCCGGCGCCTCATTCTTGGCCCGACGGGATCCAGGCGACCGAGAAGGCCCTCGTCTTCTCCAGGACGAACGGATACCAAGAGGATCTCGGTCCCCACCACCATTGCGTGATGTACCCCGACGCCAATACCTGGTGCAGCAGCGCTCAGGATGGCTGCACGTACTACTCGGGCGTCCGCCAGTGCACGACACCCGAGGGCGGCCAGGAGTACTGCGCGGGCGGCTACGCGAAGTGCACCATTCACGTCGGCAGCGAGACCACGTGCGTTCCCGTCGATCCCAGCACGCTCGACGAGGTCGTCCAGTGCCGGGATGACCACGCTTATCGACACCATGGCGCCTACGTGCTCAAGGTCGTCGACCTGTCGGATCCAGCGAACCCGAAGGTCGTCCCGGGCACGGTATCGCTCCCGGTGGAGGACGAGGCCGTGGCGCTGAGCGTGGACGGCGACGACCTGCTCGTCACGGTCAAGAACCCGGTCCAGGTGCCGGGCAATCCGCTGCCCCATGCAAAGTACTTCCTGAAGAAGGTCGACCTGACGAACCCCTCGCAGCCCGTCATTGGCAAGGGCATCAACCTGCCTGGTTACCCGATCGACGTCGACGGCAACAAGATCATCACGCGCGACCGTCAATGGGGCGGCCTCTGGCAAGATCACGCCATTGCAGCCGTGAAGCTGAAGGGCAAGGTCGCCGAGCTCGAGAACTACAGGTCGTTCAACGGCCGAGAGATCATCGGGCTCGCCGTCGACGAGCACGAGACCGTGGCCGTCACCCACAGGCCCTATCGGGATTACTTCGTCTGGTACGACACGAAGGCCACGCGGTTCGAGCTCCTGATGCGGCAGAAGAAGAAGCTGGACTTCGCCGTGCAGTCGCAGATGCTGATCCACAACTGGATGAGCCTCCTCGGCGCCGACCAGCACCGCCTCTTCTTCCATGTCACGGGTGGCACCCTGGTCGCCAACATCGAGGACCTCGAGAAGCCGGTTCCGCAGGCGTTCTTCCCGTATTACGGCACGCCGGTCATCCACAAGGACGACATTCTCATGGCCGGCGACCGCATGGGCGTGTTCCAGATCGGCAAGGACGAGTCGAACCTCCTGACGACGAACTGA